From a region of the Streptomyces sp. NBC_01454 genome:
- a CDS encoding 3-oxoacyl-ACP synthase, whose translation MRSAAWYLPEHTLPITGIRTLDETERATRDALGIDTVRADDRLNSVTLAERAARRALEQAGLDARDLGALVMVESRVQETFLSSEVTRLQHRLGADHATTFSVGGLGCVSITPALLTARGLLAADPALDHVLVVHGSKPAAALRYRHPVTVNGDSGQALLLARSGRIRVLDIAQLTNGRYWDLFRVDYRDRPTAQWREECTEPSTYSFRLAMETRNRLSAMLGDLLRRNGIGRGNVAGFVSQNLSAGSFAFLEDSLDLALLPACRENLRQYGHLGPNDVFLNLRTAVDRKELAPGDLAVLINVSPVAAWSLLLVETGPQEDAA comes from the coding sequence ATCCGCAGCGCCGCCTGGTATCTGCCCGAGCACACGCTGCCCATCACCGGGATAAGGACGCTCGACGAGACCGAGCGCGCCACCCGCGACGCGCTGGGCATCGACACGGTCCGGGCGGACGACCGGCTGAACTCCGTCACTCTCGCGGAACGCGCCGCGCGCCGGGCGCTCGAACAGGCGGGGCTTGACGCCCGGGACCTGGGCGCCCTGGTGATGGTGGAGTCACGGGTCCAGGAGACGTTCCTCAGCTCCGAGGTGACCAGGCTCCAGCACCGACTCGGCGCCGACCACGCCACCACCTTCTCGGTGGGCGGGCTCGGCTGTGTGTCGATCACCCCGGCCCTGCTGACGGCCCGCGGACTGCTGGCCGCGGACCCCGCCCTGGACCATGTCCTGGTCGTGCACGGCAGCAAGCCGGCCGCTGCCCTGCGCTACCGCCACCCCGTCACGGTGAACGGCGACAGCGGGCAGGCACTGCTGCTGGCCCGCAGCGGGCGGATACGGGTACTCGACATCGCCCAGCTGACCAACGGGCGTTACTGGGACCTCTTCCGCGTCGACTACCGGGACCGCCCCACCGCTCAGTGGCGCGAAGAGTGCACGGAGCCCAGCACCTACTCCTTCCGCCTGGCCATGGAGACGCGCAACCGCCTCTCCGCGATGCTGGGCGACCTGCTGCGGCGCAACGGAATCGGCCGGGGGAACGTAGCCGGCTTCGTCAGCCAGAATCTGTCCGCCGGGAGCTTCGCCTTCCTCGAGGACTCCCTGGACCTCGCACTGCTGCCGGCGTGCCGGGAGAACCTCCGGCAGTACGGACACCTCGGTCCCAATGACGTCTTCCTCAATCTGCGCACCGCAGTCGACCGCAAGGAGCTGGCCCCCGGCGACCTTGCGGTCCTGATCAACGTGAGCCCGGTGGCTGCCTGGAGTCTGCTGCTGGTCGAGACAGGTCCACAGGAGGACGCGGCATGA
- the leuA gene encoding 2-isopropylmalate synthase, which produces MSNPSSPADHAVGRRTPVTNATQLQRPSGMPVHKYGGYEAVDIPDRTWPDNRITAAPRWLSTDLRDGNQALIDPMSPARKREMFDLLVRMGYKEIEVGFPSSGETDFAFVRSIIEEGAIPEDVTISVLTQAREELIERTVESLRGAHRATVHLYNATAPTFRRVVFRGSKDQVKQIAVDGTRLVMEYADKILGDETIFGYQYSPEIFTDTELDFALEVCEAVCDVWQPEEGREIILNLPATVERSTPSTHADRFEWMSRHLSRRAHVCLSVHPHNDRGTAVAAAELAIMAGADRIEGCLFGQGERTGNVDLVTLGMNLFSQGVDPQIDFSQIDEIRRTSEYCNQMEIHPRHPYAGDLVYTAFSGSHQDAIKKGFDAMEAEATAAGKTVDDLEWAVPYLPIDPKDVGRSYEAVIRVNSQSGKGGIAYVLKNDHKLDLPRRMQIEFSRIIQEKTDAEGGEVTPAAIWSAFQDEYLPTPENAWGRIALRSAQTSSTSDGTDALTVEAVVNGADTVLTGSGNGPLAAFIDSLAAIDTDVRVLDYVEHTMSEGAGAQAAAYVECAIGDKVLWGVGIDANIVRASIKAVASAVNRAAR; this is translated from the coding sequence ATGTCGAATCCGTCGAGCCCCGCAGACCATGCCGTCGGCCGCCGCACCCCGGTGACGAACGCGACGCAGCTGCAGCGGCCCTCCGGCATGCCGGTCCACAAGTACGGCGGCTACGAAGCGGTCGACATCCCGGACCGCACCTGGCCGGACAACCGCATCACCGCCGCGCCCCGCTGGCTGTCGACCGATCTGCGCGACGGCAACCAGGCGCTGATCGACCCGATGTCACCGGCCCGCAAGCGCGAGATGTTCGATCTGCTGGTGCGCATGGGCTACAAGGAGATCGAGGTCGGCTTCCCGTCCTCCGGTGAGACCGACTTCGCCTTCGTCCGCTCCATCATCGAAGAGGGCGCGATCCCCGAGGACGTGACGATCTCCGTCCTGACGCAGGCCCGCGAGGAGCTGATCGAGCGCACCGTCGAGTCGCTGCGCGGCGCCCACCGCGCCACGGTGCACCTGTACAACGCCACCGCGCCCACCTTCCGCCGGGTCGTCTTCCGCGGCTCGAAGGACCAGGTCAAGCAGATCGCCGTGGACGGCACCCGGCTGGTCATGGAGTACGCCGACAAGATCCTGGGCGACGAGACGATCTTCGGCTACCAGTACAGCCCGGAGATCTTCACCGACACCGAGCTGGACTTCGCGCTGGAGGTCTGCGAGGCGGTCTGTGACGTCTGGCAGCCCGAAGAGGGCCGCGAGATCATCCTGAACCTGCCCGCCACCGTCGAGCGTTCGACGCCGTCCACGCACGCCGACCGCTTCGAGTGGATGTCGCGCCACCTGTCCCGGCGTGCGCACGTATGCCTGTCGGTCCACCCGCACAACGACCGGGGCACCGCCGTCGCCGCCGCCGAGCTGGCGATCATGGCGGGCGCGGACCGTATCGAGGGCTGCCTGTTCGGGCAGGGCGAGCGCACCGGCAATGTCGACCTGGTGACGCTGGGCATGAACCTGTTCTCCCAGGGCGTCGACCCGCAGATCGACTTCTCGCAGATCGACGAGATCCGTCGCACCAGCGAGTACTGCAACCAGATGGAGATCCACCCGCGCCACCCCTACGCGGGCGATCTGGTCTACACCGCCTTCTCCGGCTCCCACCAGGACGCCATCAAGAAGGGCTTCGACGCCATGGAGGCCGAGGCCACCGCCGCCGGCAAGACCGTGGACGACCTCGAGTGGGCGGTCCCGTACCTGCCCATCGACCCCAAGGACGTCGGCCGCTCCTACGAGGCCGTCATTCGCGTCAACTCGCAGTCCGGCAAGGGCGGTATCGCCTACGTCCTGAAGAACGACCACAAGCTGGACCTGCCGCGCCGGATGCAGATCGAGTTCTCCCGGATCATCCAGGAGAAGACCGACGCCGAGGGCGGCGAGGTCACGCCCGCCGCGATCTGGTCCGCCTTCCAGGACGAGTACCTGCCCACGCCGGAGAACGCCTGGGGCCGCATCGCGCTGCGCTCCGCCCAGACCTCGTCCACGAGCGACGGCACCGACGCGCTGACCGTCGAGGCGGTCGTCAACGGCGCGGACACCGTGCTGACCGGTAGCGGCAACGGCCCGCTGGCCGCGTTCATCGACTCGCTGGCCGCGATCGACACGGACGTGCGCGTGCTGGACTACGTCGAGCACACCATGAGTGAGGGTGCCGGCGCCCAGGCCGCCGCGTATGTCGAGTGCGCGATCGGCGACAAGGTGCTGTGGGGCGTCGGCATCGACGCCAACATCGTCCGCGCCTCGATCAAGGCGGTCGCCTCCGCCGTCAACCGCGCCGCGCGCTGA
- a CDS encoding SGNH/GDSL hydrolase family protein — translation MTRLRMPALSRLVLAGAAALAVVASALTPAATGARAEAADRPEYVALGDSYSAGVFVRPWDESDGCGRSYRNYPHQVAERFGYRLRDVTCGAAEVVDGILEPQPSDKILGPPTVPPEGGWPELPAQLEALSPDTDFVTVGIGGNSLGFGAILGKCIELGLTQPLKTKPCTDHYTGDGAGADWLADSFARLDADFGRMMTAIHAAAPHAQVAVVGYPAIVPDTSGCSFLHWNQLGSVKKGDMPWLDGLEKRLNDLLHRHAGHRNATYVDTYGPSVGHGVCQSGEAKWMYGIRDNLTGDGDQTDPPTELCNDIPGTGEACTLVHPNARGLDNQAREVAKVLHHARSTHPGVLTAPQG, via the coding sequence ATGACCAGATTGCGCATGCCCGCACTCTCCCGGCTGGTGCTGGCGGGTGCCGCCGCGCTCGCTGTCGTGGCATCGGCCCTCACCCCGGCGGCGACCGGAGCGCGGGCCGAGGCGGCCGACCGCCCGGAGTATGTCGCGCTCGGCGACTCCTACAGCGCCGGCGTGTTCGTCCGCCCCTGGGACGAGAGCGACGGCTGCGGCCGCTCGTACCGCAACTACCCCCACCAGGTGGCGGAGCGGTTCGGCTATCGGCTGAGGGATGTGACCTGCGGAGCGGCCGAGGTCGTCGACGGGATTCTGGAGCCCCAGCCGTCCGACAAGATCCTCGGCCCGCCGACGGTCCCGCCCGAGGGGGGCTGGCCCGAACTGCCCGCCCAGCTGGAGGCGCTGTCCCCGGACACCGACTTCGTCACCGTCGGCATCGGCGGCAACTCCCTCGGCTTCGGCGCCATCCTGGGCAAGTGCATCGAACTCGGCCTCACCCAGCCCCTGAAGACCAAGCCCTGTACCGACCACTACACCGGCGACGGGGCCGGGGCGGACTGGCTGGCGGACAGCTTCGCGCGGCTGGACGCCGACTTCGGCCGCATGATGACGGCGATCCACGCGGCCGCGCCGCACGCCCAGGTCGCCGTCGTCGGCTACCCCGCCATCGTCCCCGACACCTCCGGCTGCAGCTTCCTGCACTGGAACCAGCTCGGCAGCGTCAAGAAGGGCGACATGCCCTGGCTGGACGGACTGGAGAAGCGCCTGAACGACCTGCTGCACCGCCACGCCGGCCACCGGAACGCGACCTATGTCGACACCTATGGACCCAGCGTGGGCCACGGGGTCTGCCAGAGCGGGGAGGCGAAGTGGATGTACGGCATCCGGGACAACCTCACCGGTGACGGCGACCAGACCGACCCGCCGACGGAGCTGTGCAACGACATCCCCGGCACCGGCGAGGCCTGCACCCTGGTCCACCCCAACGCCCGCGGACTGGACAACCAGGCCCGGGAAGTGGCCAAGGTCCTTCATCACGCCAGGAGTACACACCC
- a CDS encoding acyl-CoA dehydrogenase family protein → MSRVPESGPDAATTDPPPVEPVELSRVAADLAAHAHDCASRWDQDGGLPDSVRKRFAASGLLAADLPERYGGAGLHPLALGEITARIGGECSALRGLLTVQGMVAAALLRWGTEAQRADWLPRLAGGELTAGFAASEQGAGSALGSVETRIEASGRPGHQELVVSGRKRWVTFGAVADVFLVLGTYGGKPAAVLVDADRAGVEREPVNGQLGMRAARIAHVSFDGVRVPRHQLVAPPGLGLSHVAGTALDHGRFTVAWGCVGMAEACVEDAATHAAVRRQGDVPLGDHQLVRSLLARAAVDAAGARELARRAAEARACGPGHGVSETLMAKYAAASAAATAGRDAVQVLGSAGCAPDSRAGRHFRDAKVMEIIEGAQQVSELHIAERLLRRFGGAAHGTDRTAGPRLPGESP, encoded by the coding sequence ATGTCAAGGGTTCCTGAAAGCGGCCCCGACGCCGCGACGACGGATCCGCCGCCCGTGGAGCCCGTGGAGCTGTCCCGGGTCGCCGCCGATCTGGCAGCCCACGCACACGACTGCGCCTCTCGTTGGGACCAGGACGGCGGACTGCCCGATTCCGTGCGCAAGAGGTTCGCCGCGTCGGGACTGCTCGCCGCGGACCTGCCCGAGCGGTACGGGGGCGCCGGCCTCCATCCGCTCGCCCTCGGGGAGATCACCGCACGGATCGGTGGTGAGTGCAGCGCCCTGCGCGGGCTGCTGACCGTCCAAGGCATGGTCGCGGCGGCGCTGCTGCGCTGGGGCACCGAGGCACAGCGGGCCGACTGGCTGCCCCGGCTTGCCGGCGGCGAGCTGACGGCCGGCTTCGCGGCGAGCGAGCAGGGCGCCGGCAGCGCGCTGGGGTCGGTGGAAACCCGTATCGAGGCGTCGGGCCGGCCGGGCCACCAGGAACTGGTCGTGAGCGGCCGCAAGAGGTGGGTCACCTTCGGTGCGGTCGCCGACGTGTTCCTGGTCCTCGGCACGTACGGGGGAAAGCCGGCCGCCGTGCTCGTGGACGCGGACCGCGCCGGTGTCGAGCGGGAGCCGGTGAACGGCCAGCTCGGCATGCGGGCCGCCCGGATCGCGCACGTGTCCTTCGACGGCGTGCGGGTGCCCCGGCATCAGCTCGTCGCCCCTCCCGGCCTGGGGCTCTCCCATGTCGCCGGCACCGCGCTCGACCACGGCCGGTTCACGGTCGCCTGGGGATGCGTGGGCATGGCGGAGGCGTGCGTCGAGGACGCCGCCACCCACGCCGCGGTCCGTCGGCAGGGCGACGTCCCCCTGGGTGACCACCAGTTGGTCCGGTCGCTGCTGGCCAGGGCGGCGGTGGACGCCGCCGGGGCCCGGGAACTCGCCCGCAGGGCCGCGGAGGCACGGGCCTGCGGCCCAGGTCACGGGGTGTCGGAGACGCTCATGGCCAAGTACGCGGCGGCTTCCGCGGCGGCGACGGCCGGCCGCGACGCCGTACAGGTGCTCGGCTCGGCCGGCTGCGCGCCCGACAGCAGGGCGGGCCGTCACTTCCGGGACGCCAAGGTCATGGAGATTATCGAAGGAGCACAGCAAGTGTCCGAACTTCACATAGCCGAGCGGTTGTTACGGCGCTTCGGTGGTGCGGCGCACGGCACGGACCGCACCGCCGGGCCCCGTCTCCCCGGGGAGTCGCCGTGA
- a CDS encoding MFS transporter codes for MSGPAPEALAEPSQQAGRAWTVALSLANGAIWVGWYGPLQILLASQAAQLAPPGTPKESVLAWVTGAGAVVSMVANPLFGALSDRTASRFGRRTPWIAAGVTGGAGALVLLAGADTVPAMALGWCLVQLTLNAAFAAVTAAVPDRVPQRQRGAVGGWVGAAQVLGVVAGTGLATVAGGVVAGYLACAGFAVLGTLPYVLLHRDPVLPAERRPAGGARALLAGFLISPRRHPDLGWAWLTRFLINLGNALALLYLLYYLRDVLHRPDPVGGVLVLTAVNAVTLLGTVVVGGFWSDRVGRRQPFVRWAGVLMTVATGLLAGWQTWPGALCAAALLGVGFGVFTSVDFALMTEVLPAAADRGKDLGVINVANALPQVAAPVLAAPLVQHLGGYRVLYGVAAAVGLLGALLVRRIRGVA; via the coding sequence ATGAGCGGCCCGGCTCCCGAGGCGCTCGCGGAGCCGTCGCAGCAGGCCGGGCGGGCCTGGACCGTCGCCCTGTCGCTGGCCAACGGGGCGATCTGGGTCGGGTGGTACGGACCGCTGCAGATCCTGCTGGCGTCGCAGGCCGCGCAGCTCGCGCCGCCGGGGACACCGAAGGAATCCGTGCTGGCGTGGGTGACCGGGGCGGGGGCCGTCGTCTCGATGGTGGCCAACCCGCTGTTCGGGGCGCTGTCGGACCGTACGGCCTCGCGGTTCGGGCGGCGTACGCCCTGGATCGCCGCGGGGGTCACGGGCGGGGCCGGCGCGCTCGTCCTGCTGGCCGGGGCGGACACGGTGCCGGCGATGGCGCTGGGGTGGTGTCTGGTGCAGCTCACCCTCAACGCGGCGTTCGCGGCGGTCACGGCGGCGGTGCCGGACCGGGTGCCGCAGCGGCAGCGCGGGGCGGTGGGCGGCTGGGTGGGGGCCGCGCAGGTCCTCGGGGTGGTGGCCGGCACGGGGCTGGCGACGGTCGCGGGCGGGGTGGTCGCGGGCTATCTCGCCTGTGCCGGTTTCGCGGTGCTGGGCACCCTCCCGTACGTGCTGCTGCACCGGGACCCGGTACTGCCTGCCGAGCGGCGTCCGGCGGGCGGCGCACGGGCCCTGCTCGCCGGGTTCCTGATCAGCCCGCGCCGCCACCCCGATCTGGGATGGGCCTGGCTGACCCGGTTCCTGATCAACCTCGGCAACGCGCTGGCCCTGCTGTACCTGCTCTACTACCTGCGGGACGTACTGCACCGGCCGGACCCGGTCGGCGGGGTGCTGGTGCTGACCGCCGTCAACGCCGTGACGCTGCTCGGCACGGTCGTCGTCGGGGGCTTCTGGTCGGACCGGGTCGGGCGCCGGCAGCCGTTCGTGCGGTGGGCGGGGGTGCTGATGACGGTGGCGACCGGGCTGCTGGCCGGGTGGCAGACCTGGCCGGGGGCGCTGTGCGCAGCGGCGCTGCTCGGGGTCGGCTTCGGCGTCTTCACCTCCGTCGATTTCGCCCTGATGACCGAGGTGCTGCCGGCCGCCGCCGACCGCGGCAAGGACCTGGGCGTCATCAATGTCGCCAACGCGCTGCCACAGGTGGCCGCCCCGGTGCTGGCCGCGCCGCTCGTGCAGCACCTCGGCGGCTACCGGGTGCTGTACGGCGTCGCGGCGGCCGTCGGGCTGCTGGGGGCGCTGCTGGTGCGCAGGATCCGGGGCGTGGCATAG
- a CDS encoding HAD-IIIC family phosphatase has product MTAAEGAPTVKCLVWDLDDTLWDGVVLEGDDPAPFPAALETLAELDRRGILHAAASRGEYHVTHRHLTERRLADWYCAIQVGWGTKSAAVRRIAKALNIGLDTIAFVDNDPVERAEVASELPMVRCYPAAEVGRLPELQDFRPEHLTAEATGRRRLYQAEWQRQEAEEEFAEGRQAFLDSLDLIMELHPATEEDLSRASELTVRTHQLNSTGLTYDIDELRRLSSSPDHQVLLATLRDRFGDYGIIGLAVTELAGRDSVLRLLLMSCRVASRGAGSVLLHHLIQQALTAGRRPVAHFIPTEANRNMLVTMRFAGYEATVTDKDRLVLTVDPERPLPKAPGHTRVIAGAA; this is encoded by the coding sequence GTGACCGCGGCGGAGGGCGCCCCCACCGTCAAGTGTCTGGTGTGGGACTTGGACGACACCTTATGGGACGGGGTGGTGCTGGAAGGCGACGATCCCGCCCCCTTCCCCGCAGCGCTGGAGACCCTGGCCGAGCTGGACCGTCGCGGCATCCTGCATGCCGCCGCCAGTCGCGGCGAATACCACGTCACCCACCGCCACCTGACGGAACGCCGACTGGCCGACTGGTACTGCGCGATACAGGTGGGCTGGGGCACCAAGTCCGCCGCGGTGCGCCGCATCGCGAAGGCCCTCAACATCGGTCTGGACACCATCGCGTTCGTCGACAACGACCCGGTGGAGCGGGCGGAAGTCGCGAGCGAACTCCCCATGGTCCGCTGCTACCCGGCGGCGGAGGTGGGACGACTGCCGGAACTCCAGGACTTCCGGCCCGAGCACCTCACCGCGGAGGCCACCGGGCGACGCCGGCTCTACCAGGCCGAGTGGCAACGCCAGGAGGCCGAAGAGGAGTTCGCCGAAGGACGCCAGGCGTTCCTCGACTCGCTCGACCTGATCATGGAGCTGCACCCGGCCACCGAGGAAGACCTGTCCCGGGCCAGCGAGCTGACCGTCCGCACGCACCAGCTCAACAGCACAGGACTGACCTACGACATCGACGAACTGCGCCGGTTGAGCTCCTCACCGGACCATCAGGTGCTGCTGGCCACGCTCCGCGACCGCTTCGGGGACTACGGGATCATCGGCCTGGCCGTCACCGAACTCGCCGGGCGGGACTCGGTCCTGCGGCTGCTGCTGATGTCCTGCCGGGTCGCCTCGCGTGGTGCGGGGAGCGTGCTGCTGCACCATCTGATCCAGCAGGCCCTGACGGCCGGCCGGCGCCCCGTCGCGCACTTCATCCCGACCGAGGCCAACCGGAACATGCTGGTCACGATGCGCTTCGCCGGCTACGAGGCGACGGTCACCGACAAGGACCGTCTGGTGCTCACCGTGGACCCGGAGCGCCCGCTGCCCAAGGCCCCCGGCCACACGCGCGTGATCGCCGGTGCGGCGTGA
- a CDS encoding M4 family metallopeptidase produces the protein MDLNDATPEPAGSGTPVFCTIIPPHILDNLARSDDPARHEPARRTLEHDHARRTQRREIAARDLTPGEPGAAADKPKRTIYDARHQETLPGHKVHSETDGPSKDASVNRAHAGLGATFELYLKVYGRKSIDGAGLPLNATVHYGQKYDNAFWDGERMVFGDGDNDLFKDFTIPVDVIGHELTHGVTQYTANLDYEGQPGALNESVSDVFGVLIKQYALGQTADQADWLIGADLLGPNVTGKALRSMKAPGTAYDDDVLGKDPQPATMKGYVRTTDDNGGVHINSGIPNHAFYLAATALGGKAWERAGQVWYDVLTGGKLAKNAQFADFAALTIKAAQARFGAGAAHDAMVKAWSQVGVTPK, from the coding sequence ATGGACCTCAACGACGCGACGCCAGAACCGGCCGGCAGCGGCACCCCCGTCTTCTGCACGATCATCCCGCCGCACATCCTCGACAATCTGGCCCGGTCCGACGACCCGGCCCGGCACGAGCCCGCCCGCCGCACCCTGGAGCACGACCACGCACGGCGCACCCAGCGCCGTGAGATCGCCGCCCGTGACCTCACCCCCGGCGAGCCCGGGGCCGCCGCCGACAAGCCCAAGCGCACCATCTACGACGCCCGCCACCAGGAGACCCTGCCTGGCCACAAGGTGCACAGCGAGACGGACGGCCCCTCCAAGGACGCCTCCGTCAACCGCGCGCACGCCGGCCTCGGCGCCACCTTCGAGCTCTACCTCAAGGTCTACGGCCGCAAGTCCATCGACGGCGCCGGCCTGCCGCTCAACGCCACGGTCCACTACGGCCAGAAGTACGACAACGCCTTCTGGGACGGCGAGCGGATGGTGTTCGGCGACGGCGACAACGACCTGTTCAAGGACTTCACCATCCCCGTCGACGTCATCGGTCACGAGCTGACCCACGGCGTCACGCAGTACACCGCCAACCTCGACTACGAGGGCCAGCCCGGCGCCCTCAACGAGTCCGTCTCCGATGTCTTCGGCGTACTGATCAAGCAGTACGCCCTCGGCCAGACCGCCGACCAGGCCGACTGGCTGATCGGCGCCGATCTGCTCGGCCCGAACGTCACCGGCAAGGCCCTGCGCTCGATGAAGGCCCCCGGGACCGCGTACGACGACGACGTCCTCGGCAAGGACCCGCAGCCCGCCACGATGAAGGGCTATGTCCGCACCACCGACGACAACGGCGGGGTGCACATCAACTCCGGCATCCCCAACCACGCCTTCTACCTGGCCGCCACCGCGCTCGGCGGCAAGGCCTGGGAGCGGGCCGGGCAGGTCTGGTACGACGTGCTGACCGGCGGCAAACTCGCCAAGAACGCGCAGTTCGCCGACTTCGCCGCCCTCACCATCAAGGCGGCGCAGGCCCGTTTCGGTGCCGGCGCCGCACACGACGCCATGGTCAAGGCCTGGAGCCAGGTCGGCGTCACGCCCAAGTAG
- a CDS encoding GH1 family beta-glucosidase, whose amino-acid sequence MTTVPDPSLSLPQFPRDFVWGVSTSAAQIEGAVTEDGRGRSAWDVFAAEAGRIKDGSDPRVATDHYHRYREDVALLQGLGVGAYRFSVAWPRVVPDGGGTVNAAGLDFYDRLVDELLAAGVAPVPTLFHWDTPQVLEEGGGWLVRETAERFAAYADVVAGRLGDRVERWITLNEPAEVTLLGYGLGQHAPGRQLLFEALPAAHHQLLGHGLAVQALRARGARSVGIAHSHGPTWAASASEADTAAADLYDLLLNRLFAEPVLLGRYPDEELAALLPGPVAEDLKVIAEPVDWYGINYYQPTLVGAPGAAGAAADFGGIRLPPELPFAPREIEGYPRTDFGWPVVPEALTELLVSFRERYGDRLPPVVITENGCAYEGIADQERITFLDGHLRALHAAMAAGVEVRGYFVWSLLDNFEWAQGYARRFGLVHVDYATLERTPKASYHWLQGVLREQAGG is encoded by the coding sequence ATGACGACGGTGCCGGACCCTTCGCTGTCCCTGCCCCAGTTCCCCCGTGACTTCGTGTGGGGGGTGTCGACGTCCGCCGCGCAGATCGAGGGGGCGGTGACGGAGGACGGGCGGGGGCGGTCCGCGTGGGATGTCTTCGCGGCGGAGGCCGGGCGGATCAAGGACGGGTCCGATCCGCGGGTGGCCACCGATCACTACCACCGCTACCGCGAGGACGTGGCGCTGCTCCAGGGGCTCGGGGTCGGGGCGTACCGGTTCTCCGTGGCGTGGCCGCGGGTGGTGCCGGACGGCGGCGGGACGGTCAACGCGGCGGGGCTGGACTTCTACGACCGGCTGGTGGACGAGCTGCTGGCGGCGGGGGTCGCGCCGGTGCCGACGCTGTTCCACTGGGACACGCCGCAGGTGCTGGAGGAGGGCGGCGGCTGGCTCGTACGGGAGACGGCCGAGCGTTTCGCGGCGTATGCGGACGTGGTGGCGGGGCGGCTCGGGGACCGGGTGGAGCGGTGGATCACGCTCAACGAACCCGCCGAGGTGACCTTGCTGGGGTACGGGCTGGGACAGCATGCGCCGGGGCGCCAGCTGCTGTTCGAGGCGCTGCCGGCCGCGCACCATCAACTGCTGGGACACGGGCTGGCCGTGCAGGCGCTGCGGGCCCGCGGGGCGCGGAGCGTCGGGATCGCCCATTCGCACGGGCCGACCTGGGCGGCGAGCGCGTCGGAGGCGGACACCGCGGCGGCCGATCTCTACGACCTGCTGCTCAACCGGCTGTTCGCGGAGCCGGTGCTCCTGGGACGGTATCCGGACGAGGAGCTGGCGGCGCTGCTGCCGGGGCCGGTCGCGGAGGATCTGAAGGTCATCGCGGAGCCGGTGGACTGGTACGGGATCAACTACTACCAGCCGACGCTGGTCGGCGCCCCGGGGGCCGCGGGTGCGGCGGCTGACTTCGGCGGCATCCGGCTGCCGCCCGAACTGCCCTTCGCGCCCCGGGAGATCGAGGGGTATCCACGGACCGACTTCGGATGGCCGGTGGTGCCGGAGGCGCTGACCGAGCTGCTGGTGTCGTTCCGGGAGCGGTACGGGGACCGGCTGCCGCCCGTCGTGATCACCGAGAACGGGTGCGCGTACGAGGGGATCGCGGACCAGGAACGGATCACCTTCCTGGACGGCCATCTGCGGGCGCTGCATGCGGCGATGGCGGCCGGTGTCGAGGTCCGCGGGTACTTCGTGTGGTCGCTGCTGGACAACTTCGAGTGGGCGCAGGGGTACGCCCGGCGGTTCGGCCTGGTGCACGTGGACTACGCGACCCTGGAGCGGACGCCCAAGGCCTCGTACCACTGGCTGCAAGGCGTGCTGAGGGAGCAGGCCGGGGGATGA
- a CDS encoding acyl carrier protein, whose product MNDITSQITGFLSAALRRQVEPDDDYFAQGLADSLFALELVTFVESRFALTVEVEDLDLDSFRTARRITEFVRSKTGATERGAAHVKGS is encoded by the coding sequence ATGAACGACATCACCTCACAGATCACCGGCTTTCTGAGCGCGGCTCTTCGCCGGCAGGTCGAGCCGGACGACGACTACTTCGCACAGGGCCTCGCCGACTCACTGTTCGCACTGGAACTGGTGACCTTCGTCGAGAGCCGCTTCGCCCTCACCGTCGAGGTCGAGGACCTGGATCTGGACAGCTTCAGGACCGCCCGGCGCATCACGGAGTTCGTCCGGAGCAAGACCGGAGCGACCGAGCGGGGAGCGGCGCATGTCAAGGGTTCCTGA
- a CDS encoding protealysin inhibitor emfourin → MRIHVHRTGGFSGVDRRAEIDTADRDDADDLRSLADKAVATARSEPPVGVPDGFSYRITIDGRTVYCADPRLTDEQRTLISKVLKEGS, encoded by the coding sequence ATGCGCATCCACGTCCATCGCACCGGCGGATTCAGCGGCGTCGACCGCCGCGCGGAGATCGACACCGCGGACCGCGACGACGCCGACGACTTGCGGTCCCTGGCCGACAAGGCCGTCGCCACCGCCCGCTCCGAGCCCCCCGTCGGGGTCCCGGACGGCTTCAGCTACCGGATCACCATCGACGGCCGCACGGTGTACTGCGCCGATCCCCGGCTCACCGACGAACAGCGGACGCTGATCAGCAAGGTGCTGAAGGAAGGCTCGTAG